The following coding sequences lie in one Burkholderia cepacia genomic window:
- a CDS encoding SMR family transporter: MNPVSLVCIVTGVMLNAVAQLLLKAGVNAVGHFEFSRANIIPVGLKIATQLPIIGGLGCYVLSVVVWILGLSRVDVSIAYPMLSLGYVVNAFAAWYLFGEVLSVQRLIGIGIILIGVLVLARS; encoded by the coding sequence ATGAATCCCGTTTCGTTGGTCTGCATCGTCACCGGCGTGATGCTCAACGCCGTTGCGCAACTTTTGCTGAAAGCCGGCGTCAACGCCGTCGGGCACTTCGAATTCAGCCGTGCGAACATCATCCCGGTCGGCCTGAAGATCGCGACCCAGTTGCCGATCATCGGCGGCCTCGGCTGCTACGTGCTGAGCGTCGTGGTCTGGATTCTCGGGCTGTCGCGGGTCGACGTGTCGATTGCGTACCCGATGCTGTCGCTCGGCTACGTCGTCAACGCGTTCGCGGCCTGGTACCTGTTCGGCGAGGTGCTGTCGGTCCAGCGGCTCATCGGCATCGGCATCATCCTGATCGGGGTGCTCGTGCTCGCACGCAGCTGA
- a CDS encoding DegT/DnrJ/EryC1/StrS family aminotransferase, whose product MSQNTAPFLPFTRPEIDEETIQGVVEVLRSGWITTGPQSQKFEAALSEYCGGRPVRAFNSGTCTLEIGLRIAGVGAGDEVITTPASWVSTSNVIIETGATPVFADIDPVTRNIDLDKLEQAITPRTKAIIPVFLSGLPVDMDRLYAIARAHKLRVIEDAAQAFGSTWNGKRIGAIGDIVSFSFHANKNLTTIEGGALVLNNEDEATLAQKYRLQGITRTGFDGMDCDVLGGKYNLTDVAARVGLGQLPHIDRFTAQRRALARAYFDAFDGSAAVKLGVGLPVADFENSNWHMFLITLPLERLTITRAEFMAQLKERGIGTGIHYPAIHLFTLYRARGFKEGMFPHAERYGASTVTLPLFTQMTEGDVRRVVDAINQICEQYGK is encoded by the coding sequence ATGAGCCAGAATACCGCTCCGTTTCTGCCGTTCACCCGCCCGGAAATCGACGAGGAAACCATTCAGGGCGTCGTCGAAGTGCTGCGCTCGGGCTGGATCACCACCGGCCCGCAGAGCCAGAAGTTCGAAGCGGCGCTGTCCGAGTACTGCGGCGGCCGTCCGGTCCGCGCGTTCAATTCGGGCACCTGCACGCTCGAGATCGGCCTGCGCATCGCGGGTGTCGGTGCCGGTGACGAGGTCATCACGACGCCGGCGTCGTGGGTCTCGACCAGCAACGTGATCATCGAAACGGGCGCGACGCCCGTGTTCGCCGACATCGATCCCGTCACGCGCAACATCGACCTCGACAAGCTCGAGCAGGCGATCACGCCGCGCACCAAGGCGATCATCCCCGTGTTCCTGTCCGGCCTTCCGGTCGACATGGACCGCCTGTACGCGATCGCGCGCGCGCACAAGCTGCGCGTGATCGAAGACGCCGCGCAGGCATTCGGCTCGACGTGGAACGGCAAGCGCATCGGCGCGATCGGCGACATCGTGTCGTTCAGCTTCCACGCGAACAAGAACCTGACGACGATCGAAGGCGGCGCGCTCGTGCTGAACAACGAGGACGAAGCGACGCTCGCGCAGAAGTACCGGCTGCAGGGCATCACGCGCACCGGCTTCGACGGGATGGACTGCGACGTGCTCGGCGGCAAGTACAACCTGACGGACGTCGCCGCCCGCGTCGGCCTCGGCCAGTTGCCGCACATCGACCGCTTCACCGCGCAGCGCCGCGCGCTCGCCCGTGCGTATTTCGACGCGTTCGACGGAAGCGCGGCCGTGAAGCTCGGCGTCGGCCTGCCGGTTGCCGACTTCGAGAACAGCAACTGGCACATGTTCCTCATCACGCTGCCGCTCGAGCGGCTGACGATCACGCGCGCCGAGTTCATGGCGCAGCTGAAGGAACGCGGCATCGGCACGGGCATCCACTACCCGGCGATCCATCTTTTCACGCTGTATCGCGCGCGCGGCTTCAAGGAGGGCATGTTCCCCCACGCCGAACGGTATGGCGCGTCGACCGTCACGCTGCCGCTGTTCACGCAGATGACGGAAGGCGACGTGCGTCGCGTGGTCGACGCCATCAACCAGATTTGCGAACAATACGGAAAATAA
- a CDS encoding glycosyltransferase, producing the protein MSHLEARAGHPGAGHLDAGRPEVSVIIPVYNEEDGLAALFARLYPALDALDTSYEVILINDGSRDRSAAMLADQFHVRPDTTRVVLLNGNYGQHMAILAGFAQSHGEIVITLDADLQNPPEEIGKLIAKMREGYDYVGSIRKQRQDSLWRRKASQVMNRLRERITRIKMTDQGCMLRAYSRRIIDTINVCGEVNTFIPALAYTFAQKPTEIEVAHEERFAGESKYSLYSLIRLNFDLVTGFSVVPLQWLSFIGVILSLGSAALFVLLLVRRFIVGAEVQGVFTLFAITFFLLGVIIFALGLLGEYVGRIYQQVRARPRYLIQAVLEQHDGMPPVPTGANRTGAGQ; encoded by the coding sequence ATGAGTCACCTTGAAGCACGCGCCGGGCACCCGGGCGCCGGACACCTGGACGCCGGCCGGCCCGAAGTATCGGTCATCATCCCCGTGTACAACGAGGAAGATGGCCTCGCCGCGCTGTTCGCGCGACTGTATCCGGCGCTCGACGCACTCGACACGTCATACGAAGTGATCCTGATCAACGACGGCAGCCGCGACCGCTCGGCCGCGATGCTCGCCGATCAGTTCCACGTACGGCCCGACACGACGCGCGTCGTGCTGCTCAACGGCAACTACGGCCAGCACATGGCCATTCTCGCGGGCTTCGCGCAATCGCACGGCGAGATCGTCATCACGCTCGACGCCGACCTGCAGAACCCGCCCGAGGAAATCGGCAAGCTGATCGCGAAGATGCGCGAGGGCTACGACTACGTCGGCTCGATCCGCAAGCAGCGCCAGGACAGCCTGTGGCGGCGCAAGGCGTCGCAGGTGATGAACCGGCTGCGCGAACGCATCACGCGCATCAAGATGACGGACCAGGGCTGCATGCTGCGCGCGTACAGCCGCCGCATCATCGACACGATCAACGTGTGCGGCGAAGTCAACACGTTCATCCCCGCGCTCGCGTACACGTTCGCGCAGAAGCCGACCGAAATCGAGGTCGCGCACGAGGAACGCTTCGCAGGCGAATCGAAGTATTCGCTGTACAGCCTGATCCGGCTGAACTTCGACCTCGTGACCGGCTTCTCGGTCGTGCCGCTGCAATGGCTGTCGTTCATCGGCGTGATCCTGTCGCTCGGCTCCGCCGCGCTGTTCGTGCTGCTGCTCGTGCGACGCTTCATCGTCGGCGCGGAAGTGCAAGGCGTGTTCACGCTGTTCGCGATCACGTTCTTCCTGCTCGGCGTGATCATCTTCGCGCTCGGCCTGCTCGGCGAGTACGTCGGCCGCATCTACCAGCAGGTGCGCGCACGGCCGCGCTACCTGATCCAGGCCGTGCTCGAGCAGCACGACGGCATGCCGCCGGTGCCAACCGGCGCGAACCGCACGGGAGCCGGCCAATGA
- a CDS encoding formyltransferase, producing MKPRAVVFAYHNVGVRCLQVLLARGVDVALVVTHEDNPNENIWFGSVASVAAEHGIPVVTPADPADPALRRAVSDAQPDFIFSFYYRHMLPVDLLAIAPRGAYNMHGSLLPKYRGRVPTNWAVLNGETETGATLHEMAAKPDAGAIIGQTAVPILPDDTATQVFDKVTVAAEQTLWRVLPALLAGEAAHLPNDLSTGSYYGGRKPEDGRVDWSKPAAQVYNLVRAVAPPYPGAFTDMNGTRFVIARARLAAPGSAAAAAAADLPPGLHVSDNALFGVCGDSRALSILELWQQRDGSETVVTPAEFAQFIHSSRHS from the coding sequence ATGAAGCCGCGCGCGGTCGTCTTTGCGTATCACAACGTCGGCGTGCGCTGCCTGCAGGTGCTGCTTGCGCGCGGCGTCGACGTCGCGCTCGTCGTCACGCACGAGGACAACCCGAACGAGAACATCTGGTTCGGCAGTGTCGCGTCGGTCGCGGCCGAGCACGGCATTCCTGTCGTCACGCCGGCCGATCCCGCCGATCCGGCACTGCGCCGCGCGGTGTCCGACGCGCAGCCCGATTTCATCTTCTCGTTCTACTACCGTCACATGCTGCCGGTGGACCTGCTCGCGATCGCGCCGCGCGGCGCGTACAACATGCACGGTTCGCTGCTGCCGAAATACCGGGGTCGGGTACCGACCAACTGGGCCGTGCTGAACGGCGAGACCGAAACCGGCGCGACGCTGCACGAAATGGCCGCGAAACCCGACGCGGGCGCGATCATCGGCCAGACCGCGGTGCCGATCCTGCCGGACGACACGGCCACGCAGGTGTTCGACAAGGTCACGGTGGCGGCCGAGCAGACGCTCTGGCGCGTGCTGCCCGCACTGCTCGCGGGCGAGGCGGCACACCTGCCGAACGATCTGTCGACCGGCAGCTACTACGGCGGGCGCAAGCCTGAAGATGGCCGCGTCGACTGGTCGAAACCGGCCGCGCAGGTCTACAACCTGGTGCGCGCGGTCGCGCCCCCGTATCCGGGCGCGTTTACGGACATGAACGGCACGCGTTTCGTGATCGCGCGCGCGCGCCTCGCGGCGCCCGGCAGCGCGGCAGCGGCAGCCGCGGCAGATTTGCCGCCCGGCCTGCACGTAAGCGATAATGCGCTATTCGGCGTCTGCGGCGACAGCCGCGCCCTATCCATTCTCGAGCTGTGGCAGCAGCGCGACGGCAGCGAAACCGTCGTGACGCCCGCGGAATTCGCGCAGTTCATTCATTCTTCCCGTCATTCATGA
- a CDS encoding bifunctional UDP-4-keto-pentose/UDP-xylose synthase: protein MKAKKVLILGVNGFIGHHLSKRILETTDWEVFGMDMQTDRLGDLVNHERMHFFEGDITINKEWVEYHVKKCDVILPLVAIATPATYVQQPLRVFELDFEANLPIVRSAVKYGKHLVFPSTSEVYGMCSDEQFDPDASALTYGPINKPRWIYACSKQLMDRVIWGYGMEGLNFTLFRPFNWIGPGLDSIYTPKEGSSRVVTQFLGHIVRGENISLVDGGSQKRAFTDIGDGISALMKIIENKDGVASGKIYNIGNPKNNFSVRELAHKMLELAAEYTEYADSAKQVKLVETTSGAYYGNGYQDVQNRVPKIDNTMQELGWAPQATFDDALRNIFEAYRGHVSDARALVEQQG, encoded by the coding sequence ATGAAAGCAAAAAAAGTCCTGATCCTGGGTGTGAACGGCTTCATCGGCCATCACCTGTCGAAGCGCATTCTTGAAACCACCGATTGGGAAGTGTTCGGCATGGACATGCAGACCGACCGGCTTGGCGATCTCGTCAACCACGAGCGGATGCATTTCTTCGAAGGCGACATCACGATCAACAAGGAGTGGGTCGAGTATCACGTGAAGAAGTGCGACGTGATCCTGCCGCTCGTCGCGATCGCGACGCCCGCCACCTATGTCCAGCAACCGCTGCGCGTGTTCGAACTCGACTTCGAGGCGAACCTGCCGATCGTGCGTTCGGCCGTCAAGTACGGCAAGCACCTCGTGTTCCCGTCGACCTCCGAGGTCTACGGCATGTGCTCGGACGAGCAGTTCGACCCCGATGCATCGGCGCTCACCTACGGCCCGATCAACAAGCCGCGCTGGATCTACGCATGCTCGAAGCAGCTGATGGACCGCGTGATCTGGGGTTACGGGATGGAAGGCCTGAACTTCACGCTGTTCCGTCCGTTCAACTGGATCGGCCCGGGCCTCGACTCGATCTACACGCCGAAGGAAGGCAGCTCGCGCGTGGTCACGCAGTTCCTCGGCCACATCGTGCGCGGCGAGAACATCAGCCTCGTCGACGGCGGCTCGCAGAAGCGCGCGTTCACCGACATCGGCGACGGCATCAGCGCGCTGATGAAGATCATCGAGAACAAGGACGGCGTCGCGTCGGGCAAGATCTACAACATCGGGAATCCGAAGAACAACTTCTCGGTTCGCGAACTCGCGCACAAGATGCTCGAACTGGCCGCGGAATACACCGAGTACGCCGATTCGGCCAAGCAGGTGAAGCTCGTCGAGACGACCTCCGGCGCCTACTACGGCAACGGCTACCAGGACGTGCAGAATCGCGTGCCGAAGATCGACAACACGATGCAGGAGCTCGGCTGGGCGCCGCAGGCAACGTTCGACGACGCGCTGCGCAACATCTTCGAAGCGTATCGCGGCCACGTCTCCGACGCGCGCGCGCTCGTCGAACAGCAAGGCTGA
- a CDS encoding polysaccharide deacetylase family protein, producing the protein MARIVLKIDVDTLRGTREGVPNLARIFDRFSARATFLFSLGPDHTGWALRRVFRPGFLKKVSRTSVVEHYGVKQLMYGVLLPAPDIGRRAIADMRAIHEAGFECGIHTWDHVYWQDNVRARDRDWTAREMQKSHARFIEIFGAPPVTHGAAGWQMNNAAFEQIDAWGMRYASDGRGHSPYLPVVGGRTLSHVQMPTTLPTLDEVLGVDGVDTHNVAAHILKFTETNPHDQVFTLHAELEGQKLAPVFEQLLAGWRAQGHTFATMGDYHATLDRDSLPSYPVTWGEIPGRSGELIVQPD; encoded by the coding sequence TTGGCTCGCATCGTCCTCAAGATCGACGTCGACACGCTGCGCGGCACGCGCGAAGGCGTGCCGAACCTCGCGCGCATCTTCGACCGCTTCAGTGCGCGCGCGACCTTCCTCTTCAGCCTCGGGCCCGATCACACGGGCTGGGCGCTGCGGCGCGTGTTTCGCCCGGGCTTCCTGAAGAAGGTGTCGCGCACATCGGTGGTCGAACACTACGGCGTGAAGCAGCTGATGTACGGCGTGCTGCTGCCGGCTCCCGACATCGGCCGCCGCGCGATCGCCGACATGCGCGCGATTCACGAGGCCGGCTTCGAATGCGGGATCCACACGTGGGATCACGTGTACTGGCAGGACAACGTCCGCGCGCGCGATCGCGACTGGACCGCGCGTGAAATGCAGAAGAGTCACGCGCGCTTCATCGAGATCTTCGGCGCGCCGCCCGTCACGCATGGCGCGGCCGGCTGGCAGATGAACAATGCCGCGTTCGAGCAGATCGATGCATGGGGGATGCGCTACGCATCCGACGGGCGCGGCCATTCGCCGTACCTGCCCGTCGTCGGCGGCCGCACGCTGTCGCACGTGCAGATGCCGACCACGCTGCCGACGCTCGACGAAGTGCTCGGCGTCGACGGCGTCGATACGCACAACGTCGCCGCGCACATTCTCAAGTTCACCGAAACCAATCCGCACGACCAGGTGTTCACGCTGCATGCGGAACTGGAAGGCCAGAAGCTCGCGCCCGTATTCGAGCAACTGCTCGCCGGCTGGCGTGCGCAAGGCCACACGTTTGCGACGATGGGCGACTACCACGCGACGCTGGACCGCGACTCGCTGCCATCGTACCCTGTCACGTGGGGCGAAATCCCCGGCCGCTCCGGCGAACTGATCGTCCAGCCCGACTGA
- a CDS encoding peroxiredoxin: MSVEVDRQVPDFTAPATGGDISLSDLKGKKLVLYFYPKDNTPGCTTEGLQFRDLYPKFKKAGAEVIGVSRDSLRSHDNFKAKLELPFPLISDADEALCALFDVIKMKKMYGKEVRGIERSTFLIDADGVLRQAWRGIKVPGHVDDVLSAVQAL; the protein is encoded by the coding sequence GTGTCTGTCGAAGTTGACCGTCAAGTTCCCGATTTCACTGCACCGGCCACGGGCGGCGACATTTCGCTGTCCGACCTGAAAGGCAAGAAGCTCGTGCTGTACTTCTATCCGAAGGACAACACGCCGGGCTGCACGACCGAAGGGCTGCAGTTCCGCGATCTCTATCCGAAGTTCAAGAAAGCCGGTGCGGAAGTCATCGGCGTGTCGCGCGACAGCCTGCGCTCGCATGACAACTTCAAGGCAAAGCTCGAACTGCCGTTCCCGCTGATCTCCGATGCCGACGAAGCGCTGTGCGCGCTGTTCGATGTCATCAAGATGAAGAAAATGTATGGCAAGGAAGTGCGCGGAATCGAGCGCTCGACGTTCCTGATCGACGCCGACGGCGTGCTCCGTCAGGCATGGCGCGGCATCAAGGTGCCGGGTCATGTGGACGACGTGCTAAGTGCTGTACAAGCGCTTTGA
- a CDS encoding PhoH family protein, protein MPLPTPPSKLGSLLPPDEYKAKARPAKAAKKSAEGDASTAGDYGPASVAQPMIEAANTAAPLRAVASSAQETASAPARGRKTKQTAALLQPMQAPAEPAAPVVARNDKPAADKPAAAPARDTGAATKSRSRKPAEVEQQKLFVLDTNVLMHDPSSLFRFEEHDVYLPMMTLEELDNHKKGMSEVARNARQVSRTLDALVADAGPITAGIPLSRLGSREAVGRLYFQTKLTDIAPVEGLPEGKADNQILGVVRALQRDRPDRQVVLVSKDINMRIKAHALGLPAEDYFNDQVLEDSDLLYNGVRELPQDFWTKHAKGMESWQDTKTGTTYYRVTGPLVASMLVNEFVYLEPQNGEPTFHAIVRELNGKTALLQTLRDYSHHKNNVWGITARNREQNFALNLLMNPEIDFVTLLGQAGTGKTLVALAAGLAQVLDDKRYNEIIVTRATVPVGEDIGFLPGTEEEKMQPWMGAFDDNLEVLQKTDDAAGEWGRAATQELIRSRLKVKSMNFMRGRTFVDKYLIIDEAQNLTPKQMKTLVTRAGPGTKIVCLGNIAQIDTPYLTEGSSGLTYVVDRFKGWGHSGHVTLARGERSRLADYASDIL, encoded by the coding sequence ATGCCTTTGCCTACCCCCCCCAGCAAGCTCGGCAGCCTGCTGCCGCCCGACGAATACAAGGCGAAAGCGCGGCCCGCGAAAGCCGCGAAGAAATCCGCCGAAGGGGACGCATCCACAGCCGGTGACTACGGTCCGGCGAGCGTGGCCCAACCGATGATCGAAGCCGCGAACACGGCCGCGCCGCTGCGCGCCGTCGCGTCTTCGGCGCAGGAAACCGCGAGCGCACCCGCACGCGGTCGCAAGACCAAACAGACGGCCGCACTGTTGCAGCCGATGCAGGCGCCCGCCGAACCCGCGGCGCCGGTCGTCGCGCGCAACGACAAGCCGGCTGCCGACAAACCGGCCGCGGCGCCCGCGCGCGACACCGGCGCCGCGACGAAGTCGCGCAGCCGCAAGCCCGCCGAAGTCGAACAGCAGAAACTGTTCGTGCTCGACACCAACGTGCTGATGCACGACCCGAGCAGCCTCTTCCGCTTCGAGGAACACGACGTCTATCTGCCGATGATGACGCTCGAGGAACTCGACAACCACAAGAAGGGGATGTCCGAAGTCGCGCGCAACGCACGCCAGGTCAGCCGCACGCTGGACGCGCTGGTCGCCGATGCGGGCCCGATCACGGCCGGCATCCCGCTGTCGCGCCTCGGCAGCCGCGAGGCGGTCGGCCGCCTGTACTTCCAGACGAAGCTCACCGACATCGCGCCCGTCGAAGGCTTGCCCGAAGGCAAGGCCGACAACCAGATCCTCGGCGTCGTGCGCGCGCTGCAGCGCGACCGGCCGGACCGCCAGGTCGTGCTGGTGTCGAAAGACATCAACATGCGGATCAAGGCGCATGCGCTCGGCCTGCCCGCTGAAGACTACTTCAACGACCAGGTGCTCGAGGATTCGGATCTCCTGTACAACGGCGTGCGCGAGCTGCCGCAGGACTTCTGGACCAAGCATGCCAAGGGCATGGAGAGCTGGCAGGACACGAAGACGGGCACCACGTACTACCGCGTGACCGGCCCGCTCGTCGCGTCGATGCTGGTCAACGAGTTCGTCTATCTCGAGCCGCAGAACGGCGAGCCGACGTTCCATGCGATCGTCCGCGAACTGAACGGCAAGACGGCGCTGCTGCAGACGCTGCGCGACTACAGCCACCACAAGAACAACGTGTGGGGCATCACCGCGCGCAACCGCGAGCAGAATTTCGCGCTGAACCTGCTGATGAACCCCGAGATCGACTTCGTCACGCTGCTCGGCCAGGCCGGCACCGGCAAGACGCTCGTCGCGCTCGCGGCCGGCCTCGCGCAGGTGCTCGACGACAAGCGCTACAACGAGATCATCGTGACGCGCGCGACCGTGCCCGTCGGCGAGGACATCGGTTTCCTGCCCGGTACCGAGGAAGAGAAGATGCAGCCGTGGATGGGCGCATTCGACGACAACCTCGAAGTGCTGCAGAAGACCGACGACGCTGCCGGCGAATGGGGCCGAGCTGCAACGCAGGAGCTGATTCGTTCGCGCCTGAAGGTGAAGAGCATGAACTTCATGCGCGGCCGCACGTTCGTCGACAAGTACCTGATCATCGACGAGGCGCAGAACCTGACGCCGAAGCAGATGAAGACGCTCGTCACGCGCGCGGGCCCCGGCACGAAGATCGTGTGCCTCGGCAACATCGCGCAGATCGACACGCCTTACCTGACCGAAGGCAGCTCGGGCCTGACCTACGTCGTCGATCGCTTCAAGGGCTGGGGCCACAGCGGCCACGTGACGCTCGCTCGCGGCGAACGTTCACGGCTTGCCGACTACGCGTCGGACATCCTGTAA
- a CDS encoding C40 family peptidase, with amino-acid sequence MLRIWVPVAVVSLLAACSSVPPQSASRPASGMKITTPRAFPAPANFPKFVDHSVGQEEISIQAMSLVGVPYRWGGNTPTSGFDCSGLVRYVIGRAADVNLPRTTADMSGRGVSIEPDEIAPGDLIFFNTTGRPHSHVGIYVGKLRFVNAPSTGGTVRLDYLTNPYWAKRFDGIRRVAPPRTAPTPFDAPTYEAKRDEPRNLPAAAPAAVVATAAAPRPPVYASSQAKTTQAPAPTPVIAAAPVATTAAATPAAPAADPYEPPPPRTQAAQQQASSMNDGMTAMTANAAPAAPSESGTQIPTTALTAAQAAAFDAEPPPATASASARSIEPAPVQVLRASTQSAPVSPRTSTADDPIARFANGSY; translated from the coding sequence ATGCTTCGAATCTGGGTTCCCGTTGCCGTCGTTTCCCTGCTTGCGGCCTGCTCCAGCGTGCCGCCGCAGTCGGCATCGCGTCCCGCGTCGGGCATGAAGATCACAACACCGCGCGCGTTCCCTGCGCCGGCCAATTTCCCGAAATTCGTCGATCACAGTGTCGGCCAGGAAGAAATCTCGATCCAGGCGATGAGCCTCGTCGGCGTCCCGTATCGCTGGGGCGGCAACACGCCGACGAGCGGCTTCGACTGCAGCGGGCTCGTGCGCTACGTGATCGGCCGCGCGGCCGACGTCAACCTGCCGCGCACGACCGCCGACATGAGCGGCCGCGGCGTGTCGATCGAACCCGACGAGATCGCGCCGGGCGACCTGATTTTCTTCAATACGACCGGGCGGCCGCATTCGCACGTCGGCATCTATGTCGGCAAGCTGCGCTTCGTCAATGCGCCGTCGACGGGCGGCACCGTGCGGCTCGACTACCTGACGAACCCGTACTGGGCCAAGCGTTTCGACGGCATTCGCCGCGTCGCGCCGCCGCGCACGGCACCGACGCCGTTCGATGCGCCGACCTACGAGGCGAAGCGCGACGAGCCGCGCAACCTGCCGGCAGCTGCGCCGGCCGCGGTGGTCGCGACTGCCGCTGCGCCGCGGCCGCCTGTCTATGCATCGTCGCAAGCGAAAACGACGCAAGCGCCTGCACCCACTCCGGTCATCGCGGCCGCGCCGGTCGCGACAACCGCCGCAGCTACACCTGCGGCCCCGGCCGCCGATCCGTACGAACCGCCACCGCCGCGCACACAGGCAGCGCAGCAACAGGCATCCTCGATGAATGACGGCATGACCGCGATGACGGCCAATGCGGCGCCCGCCGCCCCGTCGGAATCCGGCACGCAGATTCCGACGACCGCGCTGACGGCCGCCCAGGCCGCCGCGTTCGATGCCGAACCGCCGCCCGCCACGGCGTCGGCCTCTGCGCGCAGTATCGAGCCCGCCCCCGTGCAGGTATTGCGTGCGTCGACGCAATCCGCGCCCGTCAGCCCGCGCACCAGCACCGCAGACGATCCGATCGCGCGATTTGCGAACGGAAGTTACTGA